Within Planococcus citri chromosome 2, ihPlaCitr1.1, whole genome shotgun sequence, the genomic segment ttccaaatttcagctttcttggtcaatttggtaaaattttgattttttccctcatttttggcctaaattcgattttcaaaaattcaccaaaaatcgaaaaacggactttagcacttgaaattttgacaggtgataaattttttcatgatctttcgatctacttttgtaaagtttgaaaaagttcgtgcaagtcctatgttaaaacgcaaaatctgcaaattcggctgacctgtcaatcaaaatggccgccattttgtaagtaaggccaactttttttttggaaagtttgctttaaaatgtttcttaggatgtcccttttaggaaaaaagttgtcccggaggatcggcgggggggggtgcaattactcctattgtcatatgccggattCGACGAGAATATcaacctaatttttttattagacTCCTCAAATGTCCCCAAGTGGttctccaaattttcagaaaattgaaaaagtcacaTGGCACATGGTTTATTGCGTTTTTGAcgactttttccaattttctggaAGTTGAAGGGATCAGTGGGacattggggggagggggtcaaatcaaaaaaataagttgatattcgcgCTCAGAGCTTTCGAAAATGTAATGAAATAATATTTGACTTTTAATTgagttttcaaagaaaaactcgaccatgaactttttaaatttttgaaaaatatctaatGATAGTGATTTTCAAGTTCTCGAGCAAAATCGGAGTCCCCCTTAACCCTAAACCTGACTGATCTGTCATGGAGTTATCTTGTTTCCAATCTCAATACTCTCCAGCAAGTTTCCGAATTTCTCCAGATACCTATTCGAAAACTCGCTGGATTATTCAGCACATTTTCAACGATGGGAAAATTCTTAAGATCACGATAGTGGGGAATTTTCAGACAGAAacttaaaacagaaaaaaaattgagagaagaGAAATGCagcaaaaaacaattttttatagtccaattttattttttgtgtgtttaTTTGGTAAACCTGAAACTCCTTCGGTTCTCACAACAAGCAACCATTGATCAAATACTTCCCATCGCAAGAAAAGTTGCATAACTTACACTTCTTTAGCAGCCAGATTCATCTCATTCATAACTCGTTGCAAAATCAACCATCTAACCATCATCATCCTGGACCAtatatataaataaaataattttctccccACTTACAGCACATCTTTGCAAATCAACGACTATATTTTGACGCTGAAACCATACAAGAGGCAACCATTAAGTACTTATGACTATACGATTGCGAGTTGGCCACCTCTTAAAAATGCGTATCATAAAAGCATTTCAATCGAACGAAACGACTTCAATATACTTAGCTGTACATTCGTATACTTAGCGttggaataataaaaaattcctaCGTATATAAAACGAgcataatttataattttttattgatccGCTAGACGCACGAATGTGttattttgagaagtaaaaccGAACATAAAATTTACCATAAGAGACGTTTATGAGCAGGTAAAATGTTCGCGccgaatatactcgtactatattATATATTATACCTTATATTACTGATgtattaaaattgtttaaaccACTTTTCTATTTAGATATTAAAAACATTTCGTTATTTGATGGCCGAGCTTAGATTTATCTGGTTTTTATGTTCATCGTCCCCGAACTTCTCCTCAGCACTCAGATGTTTCCTTGAAATATACGCTATAAATTACTTATACAGTACCTGAGGTACCTACCTCGCTACTCTGTGTACTGCGATATTGCTTTTTATATAAACGACTCGATTTAATAAAATCTATGTACCTGTGTGTGAACAAATAATCTAGTATGAAGCTCGAAGGATTTGGAAATTTGTTGCTGAAAATATAACGAATTTATTAAATACTTGATTCGATCCGAATATGGCGCTATAGGATGAGGATTCCAGATTCTGAAGGTGTATTAATATACCTGTATAAATATTCGAAAGCATTAAATCAAAAATGGTAATTAGAAATGGTAACCGGAGCTCGAAGAGTTTTCTTACAAAAGGGTCCAATACCAACTCTCTCTCCCTCTAAAATACAGCATGTTCACGATCATGCAGATTTGAATTATAATACACATCGATATTAATTATGATTACCGACAAACTTATCCGttatttaataatttcttcCTCTCTCTTGGCAGCAATGATATGATAAATAGGCTACGAAGCAGGAAAtccgatacctacctacttattcaaacTGCTTCAAATCCTGGCCTCGTACATAAAAAGCTCCACAATAATAATCACAACACTTCGgaacaaaaaatatatcacaCCTCGAGAGATACTTACCAAGATACCTAGCAATTATATCttcccaattttaaaaatcctcaaCGCAGGAGCCCAAAAGacctgcgaaaaaaaaagtcaagcaCTTCCTTTAGCATCGTGAAAATATTCGATATagaaaaagtttattttattcattggGACGTCAAAAGCAGCTTCAATTTACAACTCGTATTATTTATATAGCGTGACTTCAACACTCGATGATTAAAACAGACATTTAAGATTCTAGACGACGTCTTTAATTGCACCGGGTGCATGAAAAATCGCCACCATGCCGCAAAATCCAACACACACAAGGTCAATCTTCAGTACAATAATGTTCCTCTTTTTTTCTCGCACTCGACATCTTTATTATGTATGGGTACAAATGCCCCCTCTGATGTCTCTTCACCCGAATCGAGCATTGCATTCGCCGCATTCTAAATTATTTCAGGACAACGAATGTCAACATGTCAGAATTAACTTCCTCGTCAGGCCCGTAGCCAGAATCTGGCTGTAGCTGGGGCGAAGGAAATATCAGCTGGGGCAGCACTTTTTGAGGCTCGAACATCTGTGAaacatacccccccccccctttaacccccctcaaccaaccgttatttcaaaccaatttttttaaaaaatgaacagaatgaGTGTGTATATTGCAGAAAACGATTATACATTATGTGTAATGCTGGGGTTGAGTCTAATACAGCTGTAATCTGCGCGATTTACTGTAAAACTCTTGTAATAATTCTTTGGCTGTGACTGTTTCTGTTTAAATTTTGTCAAGaggtaaaatagtcaaatttgactCGCGTCCaaacaacatttaaaaaaatatatcattcaaattcttaGAGAAATGTTAAgccaaaaaacgcacttttcacctgaaaaaactttacttctcgaaacaaacttttgccctcactcAGGGCTCGTACTTGGTCACTTTTCAAGAAACTAAGTTACTAAATTGGGTTACTTTTTCGATAAGTAGCTttggttttccaaattattattatttttttaatttcaaaaattcaatttttgcattcatcttgatgagaaaaaaatgctggTAATATccataagtgaataatttgagaaagttGACCTACTTATACATACACTAATAtcctcgtttcttgccaaaaattgttactttttggtaaaaaaaattcaagaaatatccatttccctttctaaaaattacctaataattccccttttttgcttgaaaaaaatgtcaatgaccaAAATGCCTCCCATTTTCAACCGAaggttgcgaaaaaaataatcatttttttggcctatgattgccaaaaatttgtggttttcctcaaaaatagtcaatcttgctttttgctaagattgtcaaaattctcggtttttcgcaaaaaattataaaaattttcattctttcttaaaaattgtccataagtCTTCCctattactgaaaaattttagctttttcgaagtgtaaaagtctcaattttttatgtaaaattgccataaattgcacaaagtgaaagtctcacttttcaaaaaaaattgcaaaaagatgtACTGGATTTCTAATCCTcacaaattactaatttttactcaaattatcaaatttttgatttaaaatttagtgaATGCATCGAGCGAGCCATCGAGCTATCAAATGCAATTCATGCTAGTGTAGCCATTTCATGGATATAAccataattttacattgttgagtttttggttttttgcacttcctaatttttttttctgattttgctggTAGGGgcaaacgtattttttttttgattttgctacCTGGGCAAACAGCCTTTCTAGCCGGGGCATTGCCCCGGCTGCCCCTACGCTGGCTACGGGCCTGTTCCTCGTAGGTATCATTCACCTTCTCTATTCTGCCtacttttctcaatttaaacgttggtaattaatttttgattatttaaaatcTATTAATAAATGATTACCTACTGTACTTGATTTGGCCACGAGGCGTAATGTGAATGGCAATTCGTTAAAAGAATATTTCATTCTTTGCAAGTTTccttttttacatttcaactctctggtttgtattttttttgtactttttattctttttttttttttttttttttttttttttgatgcccTTCACCTCTACAGTGATAAATTTTACCTTTCAGGGACGTGCTCAGTATTTTGGGggccttgaaaattttaaaataaacgccaataaaaattttgtatatAATTTGCCCCAGAAATTTCAAGAATACAATCAACTTAACATGATACATCACCTTAAATTCTTTAATggataatttttctttatttgaattttacataTACGAGCACTTGCTTAAATTTATTGATAATTGAAATTGTTCATAAATATAGCAAAtacagtttcaattttaattacaataattacctatttgatctttaaattctatttatagtaggtaggtatttcacataattttattaattaaaaacttTAATCTGcaagtattaatttaaaaacaaatacataggtatgtacctaatgTACTAACTAAAATACTTACCGATCTGCTTCTACATTTATGTGGGGCGAGTGAATGAATTTGGCCAGTAGTTTGCAGTTGTCACCTTCTGCAATGAAAACAAATTGTGTATTAGATACAAAAGTAGATAATTCGTTTAAGATAATTGCTCCTTActtcaaaccatttttttgatttaaaaaaaattttcagcaattttttggaaaatctttgggaattttttgaaatttttttctcattttgttgggaaattttttcatattttttgggaaaaattttttcaaattttttgaagaaaattttgtagaCTTGTAGTCGGAGAGCgcacataaggatctattgcattCCCCCACCCCGATCCTCCGAGACGAATTTTAGTGAGactcctaaggaacatttctatcccttgtcctcaaaaaaaagtggacccacgtacaaaatggcggccatattgattgacaggtcagccgaaatcgcagattttgcgttccaacataggacttgtacaATAtatttaaaccgtacaaaaatAGATctaaagagcaggcaaaaattagcctcctgtcaaaatttcaagtgctaaagtgtttttttttttttaaatttttggtgcatttttgaaaatcaaatttgggctaaaaatgaggggaaaaaatcaaaattttactaaattgacagagaaagctgaaatttaggatataccctattttcgacatgccagaTCGATTGCAAActgtttcaagtcgttttgagcagttctggagcctccagcagatttttgaaactcgaaattccgacaaaatttcatcaaattgagttggaaagtcgaaatttattctgcagaCTGATTTCAATAGAtgggtttaaagtcgttttggagcctccagcagctttttgaaacttactggagcctccagtagatttttaaaaccaaaaattttccaaaatttcatcaaatggagatggaaagccaaaattcattctgcaaactacaTAATtgcaatacgccacgaagtcaaTTGCAGGTGGATtctaagtcgttttggagcctccagtagattttagaaacttgacatttttccgaaatttcatcaaaaatggagatggaaagccaaaattttctctGCACTACAATTTTAACGCCCTCTGGAGatgacttcaggtaggttcaagtcattttagagcgttcagcgactttttgaaaattagtagagtctccgccagattttttaaacttgaaattcccacaacatttcatcaaaatggaggtAGCGAGCttaaatttacttcgcaaactaatttcaatacgatatgaagtggactgcatggtggtttcaaataattttgaagcttccagctactttttagaaatttcaattttccaaaaaacgccatacagcctttcaaaaagtcgctagaggctccaaaacgactttaaacccaTCGCAgccgactttgtagcgtattgaaatcagtttgaagtatgaatttcgactttccatcttcatttgatgaaattttgggaaattttaagttttaaaaatctactggaggtgcCAGTgagtttcaaaaagttgctggaggctccaaaacaacttgaaacccaccagaagtcgacttcgtagcgtattgaaattagtttgtagaatgaattttgcctttccacctccatttttgatgaaattttgagaaattccaagttttaaaaatctactggaagctccagtaattttcaaaaagtcgctggaagctccaaaatgacttgaaatccacctgtagtcgacttcgtagtgcATTGAAACTATTTTGCAACATGAATTTCTTCTttattccaactccattttgatgaaattttgtgggaatttcgagtttcaaaaatctgctggaggctccagaactgctcaaaacgggttgaaacagtttccataaagtgcgttttttgatttttggtgaatttttgaaaatcaaatttaggccaaaaatcaaagttttaccaaattgaccaagaaagcttaaatgtaccctattttcgacatgccaaattgattggaaactgtgtCAAAAaggtttgagcagttctggagcctccagcagatttttgaaactcgaaatttccacaaaatttcatcaaaatggagttgaaaagctggAATTTATTCTGTacactaattttaatacgcacGAAGTCAACGACacggggatttcaagtcgttttgaagcgttcagggactttttgaaaattcttggagcctccagcaggtttttgaaacttgaaatgttcacaaaatttcattatatggagatggaaagctgaaatgtacactacacttcaattttaacactctctgaagacaaattcaggtgggttcaagtcattttggagtctccagcgactttttgaaaattactggaaccttcagtagatttttgaaacttgaaatacttttcaaactaatttcaatacgatatgatgtcgactacatggtggtttcaaatcgttttgaagctACCAGctacttttcggaaatttcaatttatgtacAAAAACGCAATGggacttttcaaaaagtcgctggaggctccaaaacgacttgaaatccaccagcagttgactacgtagcgtattgaaattagtttgcagaataaatttcagttttccaactccatttgacgaaattttggggaaattcaaagtttcagaaatctactggaggctccagtaattttcaaaaagtcgctgaacgCTCCAAAACgccttgaaatccccctgcagttgacttcatagagtattgaaattaatttgcagagcaaatttcggctatccaactccatttaatgaaattatgtgggaatttcgagttttaaaaatctgatgaaggctccagaactgctcaaaacggtttgaagcagtttccaatcggtttggcaTGTCAAAtgtagggtatattccaaatttcagctttctcagtcaatttggtaaaattttgatttttcccctcattttcggcctaaatttgattttcaaaaattcaccaaaaatcgaaaaaggcactttagcacttgaaattttgagatttgatgaatttttgcctgctattttgatctacttttgtactgtttgaaaaattttctgcgagtccttatgttgaaacgcaaaatctgcgatttcggctcacctgtcaatcaaaatggccgtcattttgtaagtagggccactttttttcgagGACAAGCCTAGAAATGCTCTTTAGAACTcccattttaagaaaaaatttgtccctGAGGATCGACGGGGTTTGCAAtggatccttatgcgggctccccaaacttacgttaattttttttgaaaagtaggtaagtgTTTCGTactggaaaactttttttaaaaacttgtttatgaaaaaaattgatgttgaaacacgttttgagaaaaacatttGGAGTTAGAGAAGTGAGTAATgttcactaaaaaatttcagagaaaagtTTTGGAGTTGGGAAAATATCCGAGAAAAACGTCtagatttgaataaaaaacatcatcattttcagaattgaaaaaatgtctgacatgaaaaaaaacgtaCCTAACCAGCAGACCTGTGGTAAGTATATATGGTACATGACTTACTAATTTATGACAGGTTTGCAGCACGACTCGTTTCTCATTCTCATATTCCGTCACCACTAAAACTACTACATTCACTCTGGGAGTATCATACTCATCTTGATATCTTCCGTGCAAATACCAATCAGCGTACTTTAATGCTTCAGTGGTACCATTTTTCAACATATCTTCGATCATACTCATATTTGGTTTATTTCCTTCACAATATCTTAGTTGAAATATAGTCGCTGCTTTATTACGATGGTGAATAATAAAATCTGGTATTGTTGTATTAGCAAGTTCTTCATACATGCGTGGTAGATCATATAGTTCCATTCCGTTGATGCCCAATTCACTCCAGTTTTGGGTTATTACAGTCATGAACAATCCTCTAAAAAGAGCTTCGTGGGGCCAGCTCCCAGTTCTATTGAAATAAACGTTAATCATTTGTTCGAACGAGAGAGCAAATTCTTTGAAATCTGGGTTTAGACCATGCAAAACTCGGGCCAGTTTATTGCCGCAGTTTTCAATTACGGAGATCCACTGTTCTTGCGTATAAAGTGTATATTGATTTCCTGGAAAACTTATCAGTACAGCTGCAGTAGCATGTTGAGTCCATGTACACTGAATAAGATAATATGAAACCACCGTAACCCATAACTGCGTATGGAACAATCTGCAAAAGTTATAGGTAATATtgttttttaatacctattggTATATTTATGCGCACACAGTTGGCTTAACAATACCCTTAGGTATATCAGAATTTGGGTGGGGAGCCAGATTAATAAACTTCGAATCCCGAACGTTTAACGTAAATTTATTAATGAGTAAAGATCCTTTTGATTAGATTTCCAATAAAATAATCAACTCTTGGAAATTAATCTTGATAAACAACTGTTATCggtaatggaaaaaattgagatttttaatttctttgaatAATTTGGAATTTGTTTTTGGTGGAGATTTCGAGATGAAATTTAATCTATGAGCTTTTACAAATTTAGGATTAAGATGGGCCAAAATCCTTTATTTTAATAGGTATCTAAAATAGTCATTCTTcccaaaattaaaataggtaagaTATATGGTAGGTATGCACTTACTTATTAGCAGCCATGGCGAGGTTAAACGCAAGAATGGGACTAGGGGAAAACCACCACTTGTCGAACTGATGATaactgaaaaggaaaaaaatcatttaccaAGGTAATGAATACGTTTTATGTAGTTTTAAACATCTGATTGAAGCAAATTTTCTAGAGGTCtttgaaataccaatttttaCCCCAGTGAAGCGAGTTCaagttttgtttcaaatttgtatttcattGATATTGTTAATgttgcataatttttatatttttattttgaaacacatttgacgtttgaacaaaatgaactttaaaaatttgtttagcCACCTAAATTTTTTAACGCTCGGTGCAggttttttcttatttttccgGCTCAAATGCAGTTTTATCCCTATTTCTCGAtcgaatattaaaattttccgCAGAAAAAGTTCAAGAGAAGAACGAAGAAcgagccaaaaaaatattagtacGAACGGTTCTTGTTCTTTTGTTCTCATCAGCTGGATAAACATAATTAAGGAAGTATTTTTGTTCTTGATTCTTAGTTTGGTTCAGGCCTTCaagggttaaaatttttgagaatgatCAATTCATgaccaaaaaatcgataattccAAATGttaacacagaaaaaaaactgaattccaTGTTTCCAACATGAGAATGAAACTATACaacaaattcattaaaatttataatttaaaaaaaaaaaaaatgaaatatgtgaggaaatttataagaattttgatattttgacatcATCTCCAACTATTGAAAACtttgtgaaattttctgaatttcctcaacaattttacaaaattcaggtataaaatgtcaaaatgttgaaatgtctgaattttttgatgaaattctaagGAAATTAAGGTAACCttatgaaatatcaaaatgtcatttttatttttctttcaatcgtTTTTTGCAGAAGATATCAATCTGTCAGATAATATGTCAAAATTCTaactttaaaaactttttggaattctgAGGAAATTTAGAATGTGAAACGTTTTTTGCAGATTTCTGatgaaataggtataaaaaagttggaattctaactttttaaaattttgtaaaattctaaaaataaaaaatcagacaTTGTTTTTGAATAACTTTTAAGAAACTTGTTAAAATTCTGAGGAAATTTAGATAAGTATCttggcataaaaaaaaacacagattcTTTTTCCGTCATGACGGaaatttctgaatattttttttttaataggtaggtatatgtattttggATACacttgagctaatttttttagatcaTTTGGAGAGAGTAGGaacgtaagtacatatttaggtgttgagaaaaaaaattaaaaatccaagtAAATTAAGAAATTGCATCTCAGCCCATTTTTCTTGAATCAAACCTAAAATCTCGCAGACcatcgaaattttctcaataggagtaaaaattttatcgttaTCTATATAAATTAGCAATATCCTATAGAATTTAATACTTACCTATCGAATAGTttcataatttatgaaaaaggatcataagaaaaatttaatacgtACCACGTAAACTTTGAAGACGATTCAATTGAACTTTGGTACCTTAACGAATTTCTTCCCGTGAGCTTATCGGATCCTTTCAGGAAACGTAGGAACCACTTCGATAAAAGCTGCAAGTACGTCTAGTAATCATCGACtaataaattacgagtaaataatATCACTGGATATTCAAGCTCCTCtacccccttttttaaaaaatagatttcCTTCCTTAAAAATCCGGAGATAATGGAAATTCATGATAAACACGGATATGTAATTCACATGATAACTTCCTATATATGCGATATAGGTATGCATTTATCTGATTTGTATCTACAAATGATTCCAATTAATTCATTCTAACCAAGTTGGAGCTTCTCAAATTATTTCCAATAtatcgtttttttaaatgtttatttcgtttttttatctcgttgattaataaaaaattaaaatgttgaaatcgtGCTTCTATCTTTAATCTAAACGCAAATTGAAAACAAGACTGGGATTGGTCTCATTGGCCTCATTTATAacgtctagttttcaaaatggccaaaaaatcgaaaatgaaaaatccgacTTGTGGCTTCTTTAGTCAGACTAGGTCACATTTATCAAGATTCAAGTCTCATTTTACTTAGTTCTCCGAAGATCTTTTTATCATCATGTTTCTGCTCatggaagtttttttcaaaaaatttttcctgcagTAAGGAAGCAAATTGAGTTGCATATCAAtagaaaaatggataaaaagaggcggaaatacatacatagatgAAAGAATATTCCTTTCTTTGTTAATACGTATTGTAAGTTTACTTTTTACTATCTGGCTTGTATTTTCTttccactttttatttttttgttgaaccaCCTACCTTATGTGCCCAATTGCCCATTCACCTCTACAGCGTATCCTTTTCCTTCTTTCAGGAGCATGCTCAGCATTTTGAGGACCGTGTatgccatttaaaattttgcatgatTTGCCCCTGCTATTTCAAAATGCAACCAACCTAAAATGCTGCGCCaccttaaattttttaataatttttctttatttgaaatttacatgcttaaatttattaattgaagttgttaataaattttataataaatacaGTTTAAATAATTGCAataatttcatctttaaaattcTATTTATAGTAtactttgtttaattttttaaattgaaaattctaattaTCCATTCAAAAACAAGTACATATAAACTaac encodes:
- the LOC135834524 gene encoding uncharacterized protein LOC135834524; the encoded protein is MAANKLFHTQLWVTVVSYYLIQCTWTQHATAAVLISFPGNQYTLYTQEQWISVIENCGNKLARVLHGLNPDFKEFALSFEQMINVYFNRTGSWPHEALFRGLFMTVITQNWSELGINGMELYDLPRMYEELANTTIPDFIIHHRNKAATIFQLRYCEGNKPNMSMIEDMLKNGTTEALKYADWYLHGRYQDEYDTPRVNVVVLVVTEYENEKRVVLQTCHKLKVTTANYWPNSFTRPT